The Sabethes cyaneus chromosome 3, idSabCyanKW18_F2, whole genome shotgun sequence DNA window TTTTCTCTATATGCTATAGGAAATGTTTTTACAGCGTACACTTGCCGTTTTTCTGACACACAGTGGAGAGGGAAATCGTTCTTTGGTTTGAGCAAAGCCTCTCGGGTAATGCGAGTTTATGGGGTTTACATTATGATTGCACAGAAGCTGTTGGCTGTAAGACATTTCCTTCGCCGTTTTGTTACGTGCTACTCTCGCCAGACTTGATCgcaccagccagcagcagctggtGATTGTTGCTATGTTACTCATCGTCTGGCTATTTTGTGAAAGAATTTGCTTCGTACGAATTAGACTTTTTTTTAGATTGAGAAGAATTCGTCACAACAGCTCATATTTTATGGTGGTGATCAGGTTGGCAATTTCATACATTTACTCTGTCCGCCAGAAATAACAATACATCTTAGGCATACATATAGAAGTGGGGAAGCAAAAATCAAAGTAAAACAAGCTTAATATCTACAattaaaaacaagaaaacaaaatcACAGTGTCAATTCGCTTCTTATGTATCTAATTTAGTTAAGAGCATAAATTTTTAGTGGCGGGTGGTTTGTTTGTTGATCAGCTAAGAAGTTGCTTTAGTTTTGTGGGTTAAAATTGTAGGCACGTTACGTATccttttgaaaaacaaaataaagcgATTCCCAAAACGCGCTTGTCAATCaatacttaattttttttccttctcgcGACGTACTCAGATGATAGGCACATGCTAAATTAGTTCAGTCCTTTTCCGTAAGGCTCTTGGTTTGTCCCTTAATTCACCGATTACAAACATAACGTACGTTTCTAGTTCCGAAAACTGTTAAGACACAATTTAATACACTTTAGCAATCGATTATCGATTAATGGTCATTTTATCAAACAAAATAATATCGCTAATTatcttattgttgttgttgttttttaaagTATTTATGGAAAATGTTTCTATCAAGTAAAATGTCATTTCCATCGTGGAATCGGCAAAGCGACTCACGCACTCTACTAACTAGGTATGTGGAAAACAATACTATTTTGCGCGTTTCGCTTGTCGACTATTTTGAATTCAGTAATGTTCGCTCTCTTACTAGGTAATGGCGAAAATCGTATAATATTTGGGGGAGAGGGTTGTGGGGTTCTAGAGAAAAACGGAGAAAACTTCAACCACTAACATCTGAAAAACACACTCAACTAGCTATAGTTAATAACGCACTAGACCGTCAACGACGTCTCGATCGGCGTAGTTCTGTACTTCGCCCTACAGCTGATTCTATCATACACTACTGTATAAACTAATGTGAAGGAActgcttctgttttgttttgcacaTATCTTTATCATCATTATTCGAAATGGGCTGGTTTATCTCTAAACGGACTAAGTTTATTAAATGACCTTTACTTTTTGTTTCAAGTTTTAAAGTTAGTTATGGAGCCTTTCTACATTTTTGGTTACTTAACAGTTGCACCCATCTCTCATTGCGATGGCAAAACACTACACCACTCTGAACTTGTTACATTTCTCTAGATAGTTTGTAACCGAACCGGCTGAGCTTACTGACTATGGTTTCAGGCATTGCTGTATACATATGTGGACGCTCGATGTTAGTGTTATTCTGTACAGTTTGAATCAGCGGTGTACCCACTTTGACCTAGAAACTGTACAAAAAATAAAGGGGAAGATGTGgtttaaaacaaatttcaaacttTTTGTTTTGAACACAACGATAGGCCCTTGCCACATTGGCGTTCTAAGATTTGATCGATTAATCGCATTGAAGTTGTCAGAATACAGAAAACATTTACGTCTTCTTCTTGTTTgatttataaaatttatagGAGATTTAAACTTATCGAAGAGTTCAATTAATTCTTTCAATTAATTGTAAAAACCAGTAGTTCACATTGAAGAAGCGTCAGGCTTTGAATAACCGAGGTCAAACAAAAAATTGACCGAATTTGAGCTTCGCATGCTTTctattcatgaaaaaaaaaacatacatatgctTGCATCCAAAGAGCCGACACACTCCTCGTTTGCGCTCTTGAACTTCGTAATGAACACTATTATTGGTCTTCACATCATTCACTTTTCTCTCCCATTTACCGCCACGAAGTAGCCTCGCTGGacaataaaaaatcttgcaaaattaaaatgtatcccaaatttagaaaaatggacatgaaaaatttgttattttactaGTCAAGTGCTAGCCTTTTAAATTAATCAAATCAGCAATGAAAATGCCAGTATTTGAAGACTTTGAAAGCAGTGAAACTTTCACTCTTGTTTGGATCCTGCTAGTAGCACAAAAACGCAGGatacttttttgaatttttgatattttatgtaaaaatatCCAAAAATATGCTGCACCATAAAAACATGAGAAAACAAATAttctcaatatttttgcacataatgcacataaaaaaaattgggcTTCAATCCAATATTTTTCCTGAGAAGCTTTAgctttgatattaaaattgaattttttaaagtaGTCTAATGGTGTAAATGGGCTAAAAAAGATTACTTTTGGTGCTTCCCTAATTTCTGATGTAGCTTTCTGAGCGACAAATAAAAAAGTACGACTCTAAAATTTTTCAAACTGGACACAATTAAGTAAGATTTCAACAAAACCGACACGCTTCAATTAACAACATTCCTTTTTTTCGTGGAATTGCTCATGCATATTGTCGGAAAATCGAACATCGATTTTTTAAACCGGTATGTTCTTACAATCGGATGattggtagaagaaagtaataaatcAAAGGTGTTCATACTCAAGCAACACAATTTCAGTACTTCTGGGTTGTAGTGACTCATTTTTAGTCGGAATTAGTCATATAATCAGTTTCTAGAACAAATCAATAACAACTGTGGTAGTAGGGTAGTAGCTCATGGAAGACAAGGTCCAAAGaggaaaaagcggaaaattaggttagggagggtcattgaagcaacgcttaataaatttgtataacgttcctctttatcCAAGCTGGAGGATCCACGGATCGCACCAATTAAACCCTTGGTTATAAGCCTGGTCCGATCAGGGGATTCCTCAGCTAGGGTAAAGAGGagcgttatacaaacttaataagcgttgcttcgtTCCATTACCTAatttccactctttctccttcaTACCTTGtgactatcaacacctttgtttcattactttctaatcaatagtgaaaatagTGCGAAACAGAAATAGCACCACCTTGAAATAATCATCTTGGCTCTTATTTGACAGCTCTTTGTTTTGGTTTTCACAACAATTTCAATTGAACTTAAGTCAAAGTGTTTTTTTCCGTACGATTTTATCCAGTGTGAATCGATCGAAGCATTTTGCGTTCGAGGACAAGAATTAAATTAAAGCGTACTATGATGCAGGCCTCTGTAATAGACAAATTGGACAAAACTTTTATCCAGTATCACATGGCTGTTGGAAGCTAACTGAAAAATGATGATAAATTAACCGTCTCGAGAAACGTGGAAGAAAAGAAACGCAAGCTATCCCCAAAGGATAAACAGAGAACCGCAGAATTGGAACTTCCGGTTACTATTCGTCGAGTACAACAAGTGCTCTCAAGCAAAGAGAACTTGAAGTGACGTAGACGACTTGGAAAACCTAAGTTGACGGAACGAGGTAAGCAGAATCGCtccaaattcataaaaaagtacatCTCTTGAACCGATGAATGGAAGAATgttattttttggaaaaaaagtgatcCGGAAATTACGATGAGCAGGAACTTTGGTGGTGATGGTGATGCAGTTATGTGCTGCGGGCGCTTTTTCTTTCGAATTTTCCTTGGCATGGATTACAACGAAAATGTAGTCGGAGAACTACGCGGAAATGCTGGATACAAGTTTGGTTGAATACGGCGAGGCATTGAAGGGACCAGACTTTGTTTTCCAGCAAGATAATACTGTAATCCACAACTCAAAACTGGCAAAACAGAGATTTGCTGATAAGGAAATCGAAGTTCTCGAGTGACCAATTTGTTCTCCCGCTCTGAATCCGATCGAGGACCTTTGATTCATTCTTGCATGTCGTGTTTACGAAAACGGCAAGCAGTTAAAGCCGAATTCGTGAATACCGAGAGGAAATCTCGCAAGAAACGCTTGAatcactttttttcatgaaatcgcGTGTGATTGAAGTCATCCGTAAGAATGATTCATGCACACAATTATTAACCacttttatatgatgaattaccgCCCAGTTCGAGCCACAATGTTGGTTGTCTAACCAACCAATGTtggttggtctaacaagccagtcgtcgtatgttcgaatctcggctgggcaaACAATCTCcgcaggattgttgcactaggcccgcaattgtcctgtattctatcAGCTGGCTGCCAATTCTGTCCCATGAAAAACAAAAGATCAAGTTCTGAATGaggaatgtagcaccaaggctttCCTTAGATATTGACTTTTAAGATAACGCCCAGGCTTCTTTAGAACTTCAATGTCAATCTCGCTCCTAGAGCCAGGAAGCGGAAACAAGTTTTATTCGGCTCTGTTTAAAAGGCCCATAATACAGAAACTTTTATTCCTATCttttcgtggtaccagccgggatacgtgCCTTAGTGGAAATTAGGTAATCAGTGGAAATTATGGTTGTATGTGGACAGAGAAAGAGGCACTCATTCAAATGCTGAATATTGACTCTCCGTCTGCAAATGGCGGATCTCTGTAGTAGCAGAACAGAGAGTACAAATCTTCTAAAAGGAGAATGTTTATCCATGACTATTACGTAAAGATTTTAAATGCCCAAACTCCTAAGCTAAGGTGTTATGAGACTCGTAAGACGAAAGATACAGAGTACCTTTTGTACAAGAAAATTCACCTTCAATACAATGGGCCCACCAGCGTCGCTATGTATCTAAGGGTTATGAGCTCTGTTGGTGAAACGTAAAGTCTCGCATTTCTCGGTACCCAGAACCAGAATAATCCACGTTAGGTGAATAAAGATTAAAGCATAATAAAATGCCATTTCAGCAATCTTCCCAATCAACCTGATAAAACGGTGAAATTTGAGATCATCATGACTGTGCTTTTACCCCCCGCGAAAACACTAAGCGAACGTCCACAGCCCTGCCCTGGAACGGCACACAAGCGGCCTGCCCGCCCTTTACCTTACAGCTGCCCGTAAATCGCCTTCCGCCTGCCGGTCACCGGGTGCTGCCCTACTACTCAAACCTGCTTCTTTGTTCAGTGTACTACTGCTGTCGGAACCGATTCCACTGCTCGGTGCTTCCGTCCCGCCGCCGGCAAGCTGCTGTAGAACATCCTCCTCCATCGATCGACTTCGGTACTTGGCTGGCTTTTCCAGCAAGCGCGGATTTTCGATCAACAGCTGGTACAGCTTGTTGATCTGCACCTGACTAGGGGGCTGCTGGGGTTGCGGCTGCTGCTGCGTGCTGCTGACGGCCGCCTCCATCGATGATGCTACCATCGACGACGACGGGTTCGTCGAAGGATGCACAAACGTTGGGAACGTTTGCGACGTTGCCATCCTGGAGATCACCGGTGGCGGCAGATCGTCACTGAAAACGATCTTGTCCGGATCAGTTTTGACCAAAATAGCGGTAGTTGCGTTCACCGGTGGAATCGGTGGCGGTGGTTCTATCCTTGGATCCGAGTCCGGATCGCTTTCGTCGTACGGATAGGACATTCCCAGTTCAGCTGTTTTTCGATTTAGCGATTGAAAGAGACATTTGAGATCATCGTGACTGTTACGGTGAGCATTGGTGGAACCGGTTGCCGATCCACAATCTCCTCCGGTGCCAGAATCTTTGGAAGATAGATCATCGTCCATGTCGTCCGACTCGGCTTCATGACGACGGACTTTCGGTGGAACTTTCGGAACTACCGAATAGTAGCAACGATTGGTTAGCTGTGTTTGGTCATCGTCGTCCACGTTGGTGGTAGCTTCGTTCTGTACCATCGGGATTAGATACTCGAAGTAGCCATTCGGTGTGGTGGATACTCCAACTCCGCTTCGAACAATGAGATTTTGTTGGTTTACTTCCATGTTGGAATTCATATCAATGTCGCCACCGTCCGTTTCATTGAAATTAGACAGTTGAGTGATGGACTGTTTCTTGACTCGATACATAATTGCCAACCAAACGAACGATGTCACTAGAGCACAACACACTATTGTAACTATTATGATCAGTACAATGTCCTTATCATTCAGAACGTGTCCCACAACAACGGGGTCACTGGGCAAGTTAGCATAAATTTCCGGATTCACCTCCGGACCTTCAAGAACCGACAACTTCATCATTCCTTTCTCAGTACCGAAAGTGTTTTCAATCCTACATTCATACTCTCCAGCATCGCCGTAATCAGTTTCAACTATTATCAAAAGCTGCCCTTCTGCCGTGAAAAAGTGTCTCTCCGTCACCGGAATCGGTTCTCCGTCCTTAAACCATTGAATCGACGGTTTCGGATAACCCGATACCAAGCACTCCAGAACGCTAGACTTTCCAATTTCTGTACTTTTTGCTTCCAGCGACTTTATCAAGGTTGGTGACTCAAAAACGGTCACCTGTGCGCTGGCACGAATTACCCCGGCAGCATTTTCCGCCGTACAGCGGTACTTGCCCATGTCAACGAGCTGTGCATTAATGATAAAGAATGCGTCCTCATCCGGAAGCACACGCATTCGCCGCTCCTTTGCCGCAGGAAAATCATTGCCACCGTCCTTTTCCCAGGAAATCTGCGGTTTAGGATCTCCCGTCGCGGCACAATCTAACCGGGCGTTATTACCGGATTGTACGCTAATGTCACCGGGTGTTTTCTTGAAACTGGGGTACGTGCCAACCGTAACTTTGATCTTTTGCGAGTACACAACCCCATAGTTGTTCGTGATGATGCATTGGTACTTTCCAGCTCCGCTGGTTTGGATGTACGGTATCGTAAGCTCCGTTGTGCCTATCGTACCATTTTCGTTATTCAGCTGATGCACCGTGAAAAAACTATCCGATAGCTCCTGATTGTCGTGCTTCCACTTGAAGGACATACTGTCCGATGCGGTGGAGGTGGCTGTACAGATCAGTGATAAGTTCGTGCCACGAATGCCCAGCTGCGATTTGGGTTCCTCGATAAGATGTGGCTTCGGAGAATCATCTGCGCAGAAGGGAAAAGTAGCCAAATATTATAACAGTTTGACGAACTTTTTTCGAATCAATACTTACAACAGGAAAAATTGGTAGCTGACAAATCACGAATCAAATGACCTCGCAACCAGATAGGATAGCTGCATTCGGCGTCAAGCTGAAATACGTCCTTGCGTTCCTTGATCCACTGGTAGAACCAGGCTAGATTACAGTCACACAGCAGATTGGTAGAGTTCATTATtaaattctaaaaaaaataaaaatgtatcAGTTTAAAAGTATCTCTTAAAGATTACAAGTATTAGACAAACTTACACTCAACCTAACCGTATCCTTGAAGGCATTGTTCTGAATCGATGAAATGTTGTTCTGACTCAACTCCAATAGCATCAACGATTTCAGTCCGATGAAGGCGTTTCGGCTAACCGATTTGATTTCATTCGAATTCAGATAAAGCTTTTCCAGCTTCGACAGACCGAAGAATGGTCCCTTCATGTCTTCGATGGTCCAGGAAATTTTATTCGCTCCAAGGTGCAGCAGCTCAAGATTTTTTGTATTGTTAAACGTGCCCTCACCAATCGACGAAATCTGATTGCCTTCCAGGTTGAGCGTTTTCAGCTGCGATAGTTCCTCGAAGGTGTACCTGCTAATCGACTCCAGCCGATTGTAGGACAGATCCAGCGTTAGTAAACGCGGGGCAAACTCCCACCCGTCCTGTTCGATCTCAGCAATTGCATTTCTCGAAAGGGCCAGATTCGTCAAACTCGTCAAATTGAACAAACCACCCTTTCGAATCGTAGTTATGCTGTTGTTATTCAACTCCAGTGTGGTGATCGTTGTTAAACCATGAAAAACCCCATCCATTAGATTGACTATCTGATTATTGTTCATCTTTAGACTTTTGAGCTGGTTTAGATTCTGAAAGGTGAGACTTTGTACTTCCCCGATTAGATTGCTGTTGATTTCCCTAGAATATAAAAGAAGCGGTTAATAAAAGATAATTTTATCATAACTTAGAAAACCTTACAATCTCTTCAGCAGCGGCAATCTCTGGAAGGTACCCTTGGTCAACGAGGTCAACTTGTTGAAGTTTAAGTTCAAATATTGAAGACTGGTTTTGGCCGGAAACGACCCGTACTGTACATCTTTGATACTGTTTCGTGAAAGATCCAGGAACTTCAGGGAAGCCACCGCCTGCAGCGCTTCCACCTCTATCACCTCGATTCCGTTGTTGGCCAGAAGCAGTCGAAACAAATTGCCCAACCCACGGAACGTCGGTATCCGCCCAAGGTTGTTGTGGTTTAAATTACTgtgaaataaacaacaaacaaattagTGCCGATAAGATATCTTTTCATGGAAGTTTCTAATCGATGAATGGCGATTACTTACAGAACCTGTAGTTTGTTAAGGTTGGCCACCTGGGATTGCACCGCCTCATAGCCGAGCCGATTCGACGATAACTCACTGCAAATGAAGATTAATGAAAGAACCCCGATAAGTAATCTATCAGTGATTTATCATATCGACAATTTGTTTGTCAATCGatttaaaaagaaaaactttaTCGCAGAATGTAGACAGACAAAAATCGAAACGCCCGCACCTTTCAATTCTTAGCAATTATGAATGAGATCAGCCTTACACTCCCAGTCCAAAGTCTAATGAATTACCCACATGCATTCACCCACTTCATCATTCAATTGCTCATCGCCATTGATCGATCATGCCGGCGCGGCGCGGCGGTTGCCGTTGGCAAGTTCTGTCGTACGAATTCCGATCATACATAGTCGAGAATATTGAGCAGCGGCTTGATGACATTAATCATTTGTCATTTACAGCACGTCCTATAGGTTTTGCCATTATAGGGAAAAAAGTAACGAAACAAAAGGGAATTCCTGCCGCACATGGACGGAGGTGACTCGCGCGACAACTCGGATGCAGGTACACATTCTACCAACCCGTATGCATACCACGAACCGCACGTAAGCGATTTGCTTCCAGCGATTAATCGCCCCGTAGCTCCATAGTATTTATACATTCAGATTCTTTTTCCTAGATTATACGCGACGATTCCTAGATTGATCGGGCAATAAATGCGTAAAACAAAAACCGGCCGCGCGAAGCTGGCGGATGTTTGGCCGTGAATATGGATTTGAAGACACCGTCTTTTGGTTTTGAAtagaaataataaaaagaaaCTTTTTTGTATGTAAATCCCACGGATTCTATTATTAAATGTTTTCATCCATAACAATTTCGGTATAAACGAACACCACTAGAGATTGTTATTCATTTTGACTTCTACTGTGCTCCCTCAGATCAGAAAGGTTTACAAACTTTGGTCACGAATAGGGGAATAGTATATTCAAAGTGTCAACTTAATGTCCTAACATCAATCTTATGATGTTTTAATAGAACAATTAATTAATATTCtttagtaataaaattttcagCCAGAGGCTGGTTCATCTCAATTGAACATTTTGAAtagaatttgaaccaaataacCAATGGTAGATAATGACTAGCGACGGCACAAAACCGATCCTTAATTTTCGATATTAAGAGTGGAACGAAAACAAAACGCAATTGAGACTTTTTTTCACTAAAAGACTAAAAACTgactattttaataattttatatgAAATAGAACCTAGCCTTTCGAATTTTCTTTGTAGTTTTCACCAATCgttgaaaattttatgaaaagctTCTCCAGATAGGTAATATTTTCCTGGATTACTGAAAAAAGAAACTTACGGTTCAGCGAAATGAATTTTTAAGGTAGATAAATTTGCAGAAAAATACGATTTTGTAAATCGAAAAAAACAGCTTTTCAGATTTTCGGTAATAGCAAAGGAACAACAACAAATGCTCTCACAACTCCTTAGTTTTTTGGGAAAACGGAGGACCTCAAACAAGAGTGTGTGTAAATTGATTCATTTTCGATTTAAAAAATCGAATTATTTTTCTATTTAAAGCTCAATTATTCTAAAATACGGAAAAAATATTCAGCTAAGTTTCCGGTTACTCAAAATCGAATGGCCAGAGCTTTCGTTTAACTTCTGGCCCCAGATTCTGTACAGCAAAATCGTCCCCTGTGTTTCTCGCAGATCACAGAATTGCTTCTTGCTTCCAACAGATGAGACGGTCTTCTTCAAATTCCACTTAACGAAGGATCAATATTTTAGAATTGGGCGCAGGTTTGGCACGTTGACAGGGTTCTTGTCTTTGGGCACCACCTACAGACCTTTTTCAGACGTTCATTCACGTAAATTTTCTGATTGATGCTACCCGTTGCAATGAAATGTTGCTTTTCAAGCCATAAGTAGAAATCAACGTTGCAAATCGAGTTAGAAGCAAACCTTACCCACTCTGACACAGCGAGTGAGTGTGAGAAGTATAGCGTCCATCGCTAACTCCACTAACGCAAACGTAC harbors:
- the LOC128741231 gene encoding leucine-rich repeats and immunoglobulin-like domains protein 2, which produces MLRLITIVGIWMLIPMTVRAIDVQLTDLVHDVGSEAASGNCPRQCSCLGNVIDCSEKSLKVLFHIPAWVENLELSSNRLGYEAVQSQVANLNKLQVLNLNHNNLGRIPTFRGLGNLFRLLLANNGIEVIEVEALQAVASLKFLDLSRNSIKDVQYGSFPAKTSLQYLNLNFNKLTSLTKGTFQRLPLLKRLEINSNLIGEVQSLTFQNLNQLKSLKMNNNQIVNLMDGVFHGLTTITTLELNNNSITTIRKGGLFNLTSLTNLALSRNAIAEIEQDGWEFAPRLLTLDLSYNRLESISRYTFEELSQLKTLNLEGNQISSIGEGTFNNTKNLELLHLGANKISWTIEDMKGPFFGLSKLEKLYLNSNEIKSVSRNAFIGLKSLMLLELSQNNISSIQNNAFKDTVRLSNLIMNSTNLLCDCNLAWFYQWIKERKDVFQLDAECSYPIWLRGHLIRDLSATNFSCYDSPKPHLIEEPKSQLGIRGTNLSLICTATSTASDSMSFKWKHDNQELSDSFFTVHQLNNENGTIGTTELTIPYIQTSGAGKYQCIITNNYGVVYSQKIKVTVGTYPSFKKTPGDISVQSGNNARLDCAATGDPKPQISWEKDGGNDFPAAKERRMRVLPDEDAFFIINAQLVDMGKYRCTAENAAGVIRASAQVTVFESPTLIKSLEAKSTEIGKSSVLECLVSGYPKPSIQWFKDGEPIPVTERHFFTAEGQLLIIVETDYGDAGEYECRIENTFGTEKGMMKLSVLEGPEVNPEIYANLPSDPVVVGHVLNDKDIVLIIIVTIVCCALVTSFVWLAIMYRVKKQSITQLSNFNETDGGDIDMNSNMEVNQQNLIVRSGVGVSTTPNGYFEYLIPMVQNEATTNVDDDDQTQLTNRCYYSVVPKVPPKVRRHEAESDDMDDDLSSKDSGTGGDCGSATGSTNAHRNSHDDLKCLFQSLNRKTAELGMSYPYDESDPDSDPRIEPPPPIPPVNATTAILVKTDPDKIVFSDDLPPPVISRMATSQTFPTFVHPSTNPSSSMVASSMEAAVSSTQQQPQPQQPPSQVQINKLYQLLIENPRLLEKPAKYRSRSMEEDVLQQLAGGGTEAPSSGIGSDSSSTLNKEAGLSSRAAPGDRQAEGDLRAAVR